CCGATCCAGTGGTTGCCTTACCTGTTGCTGCTGCCGTCGCTCGCCCTCGTCGGCGTGATCGAATTTTATCCGTTCATCAGCGGCGCTTCGTACAGCCTGCACAAAGGCAACCTGTTGAACACCGGCGCCTTCGTCGGATTGCAGAACTACCAACGCCTGTTTGGCTCCACCGATTTCTACCATTCGCTCTGGTTCAGTTTTCTTTTTGCGTTCTTCAACGTCCTGTTCAGCTACCTCATCGGCTTGGCGTTGGCGCTGTTTCTCAACCTGGACTTTCCCGGGCGGGGCCTCTGCCGCGTGCTCCTGCTCCTGCCCTGGATCGTGCCGGCCGTGGTTTCCATCGTGAGCTGGAAATGGTTGATCGCCGACCGCGGGGGGCTCGTCAACGTCCTCCTTGGCGATCTTCACCTTGGGCCTATTTATTTTCTGAGCGAGAGCGGGTGGGCCATGGTAGCCGTGATCGTCATCAAGATCTGGCGCAGTTTCCCCTTCATGATGTTAAGCCTGTTGGCTGCACTCCAGGTGATCGACAAGACCTTGTACGAGGCGGCCAGGATCGATGGAGCCAACCACTGGCAGATGTTTTGGCACATCACGATGCCGCACCTTAAGAACATCTCCATCGTCCAGGCGATCCTCATGGTGATCTGGAGCATCAACGACTTTGAAACCCCCTTCCTCCTGACGCAGGGCGGCCCGTCGAATGCCACCGAGAATCTGATTCTGCTCGCCTACCGCTACACCTTCGGACGCAACGACGTCGGCCGTGGCTCGGCCGTCGCCCTTCTCACCCT
This Verrucomicrobiota bacterium DNA region includes the following protein-coding sequences:
- a CDS encoding sugar ABC transporter permease codes for the protein MPIRRKAPIQWLPYLLLLPSLALVGVIEFYPFISGASYSLHKGNLLNTGAFVGLQNYQRLFGSTDFYHSLWFSFLFAFFNVLFSYLIGLALALFLNLDFPGRGLCRVLLLLPWIVPAVVSIVSWKWLIADRGGLVNVLLGDLHLGPIYFLSESGWAMVAVIVIKIWRSFPFMMLSLLAALQVIDKTLYEAARIDGANHWQMFWHITMPHLKNISIVQAILMVIWSINDFETPFLLTQGGPSNATENLILLAYRYTFGRNDVGRGSAVALLTLVVLTVLATFMMRQQRKIA